In the genome of Brachypodium distachyon strain Bd21 chromosome 3, Brachypodium_distachyon_v3.0, whole genome shotgun sequence, the window AGTGGTCCCCTGCTTGCTCACGCTGCAAAAATATGGTTGTAAGTCAAGGTAATTATCATAACTCATTTTTGGTTCCATTTATATAAGCTAGgtatataatactccctccgatcctaaattattatctcaaatttgaccaaatatggatgtatcttttcttaaaaggtgtctagatacatgtaatattttgacaacaatttaggatcggagggagtaagaaatatggcCGTCATGATTTTAATATATGAAATTAAATCTATATAAGTTTCCCTATACTTGCAACTTAGGCCTGCTTGTTTAATAGCGCCTAAAAAGATGAGGGTGTAATTAGGTCTCCTGTTTTAATCATTATGCCTTTAGTTTTAATAGTACATATTTATAAATCTAGGAACATTGCTTATCACTTTACCAAGATGCAAAATATTCTGAGAGTCATATCAGCATGTGTAAGTATATTGAGATACCTTTGTTGATACTATATCATTTGAGAGCCGGACAAATACACCCAAAGACTTGATAAGTTGTGGATCGTCCAAAACCCACTTGAAAGTCTCCTCTGTTTTTATGTCATCCATTCCAACATATGCTGCACATGCCAGCAGGAAGGGTCCAATGCTTGTTGATGAAACTTCAAGATGTTCGCTGATTGTTTTCGGCACATAATGTTCATCACGCCATTTTAGTTCGTCAGCATATGCTTGAACTAATTTCTTCAACTGTATTTAGTGTGAAAATAATCATTATTGATGTTTGTATAGTTATTAACAAAAGTATGGCTAATATATAATTAGTCGAAATGAAAACCAATAAGCTTAGAAGTTTCAATTGTCAGGAAAAACTTGATTAAATATACTTGTGGGGAATACATATTGAAAGTTTACTAGGAGTTAAGGCCTTTCATGCAAAAGCAATAAACAAAAGTTCAAAACCTCTGTGTTTGAGTGAACAAGATTAAATAACATAGTGACCAATTGAAAAATCcatttaaaataataaaataactATGGATGGAAGCATAAATGATGGTGAATTATCCTAGAATTACTTAGCATTTTTTATAACGTTATTGATAAGCTTTGAAAAATTTAAAGGTTTTTCTACTATAATATCCAACAACCTGATTTAAATTTTATAATATGGTTTTGTGGttttttaatatgcatgatattGAATCCTTTACGTAAAAATATATGCcagttttattttaattatgTCATCAACAAAATCGTATTATTAGAATAGAACAGAACATTTGTTCTTCAAGACCATTGTGATTAATTATATCCTCAATCACAAGATTTATAAGATGTACATTGCTTTTTAAAGTGCATAGTTATATATAATGAACTAGCTAGAATACTTGCCGTTTCTTTCAGATAGAATACACGGTAGCTCTTGTCATGTCCTAACTCATTCtcaaaggaagaaaatgtCTCTAGTAAATATAAGTAGAAATCCTTCATGTATTCTGGAAGCAGAGCTACAGCACTTTCATCCCACCTGCATTTTACAATGAATTAGTGTTTCGTAAAGAAAGAAAGGCTGCAATGAAAAACATTTCTAgaaatgtatatatatgtataggGCCAAGAAGACAGTGCTCATGTCTGTTCAATTGAATTATTATTTACAAGTTGTCTCAACCTTTTGGAAACAAAATAATTTGAGGAATAGTAAAAATAATTCATATTGTTGCTTTCATGATCCTAAACTTCTTACATCTTTCTTGTTTCCTTCTTTCATTTTTGAGTTATTATAAATAGGTGGCAATTGATTTTTATATCGCTCTTTTATTAAATGAaaccattttattttgatgtAAGGCATATGGCAATATGGAATTTACATCAGCCGAAAGTGTCATGCAGGTATGTGGCGTTCCAGCTTAGTGGAAGATTCAACTTCGTTTCTGTTTATGTTTATTTGGGTTTGACATTTCGCATAAAAACGATGCCAATTTGACATTTTTATGTTTTATTCAGCACAtacatgaaaataaataaaaaatagcgGAGAGGACTAAGAAGATTTTGACCTCTTAATTGCTTCTTGAAGTTTCATACTCTCTTGGGTGCTACCATATGTGTCAAATATATCGTCTATTATGGTAATGAAAGCTGTGATCTTTGTAAGTATAATTCGTGAATGGGAATATTGAGGATTGTAGCATGATCCGTTCATCCAGAAATACACTTCTACTATTCTGTCTCTAACAAAACTCAAATTTGATCTGCCGTAGAGCTCCTTCCACCACCTACCATAtgcataaaaataaattagcTGACATCTTAATGGTTGAAAGAAATGAAGAGCAGACTAGATTAGTTTGAAAATGAGAAATTATAATAAACTTACAGCGTGACCCCCTTTAACTCCTCACAGAAACGAAGCTGTAGAAGGTTAAAATTCAGCTTTGCAAGCTCCAATATGGCTTCATTCCGTGTAGCCTCTTTTTGATAACTGAGTATGTAATTCCTTGTTTCTAATGTCCCAACCCTTCTAAAAAGAGGTGTATCAAGGGCAGCAGACACTTCCTTTGCATCTGGTGAATTCAAATGTTTGAATTCGCGCAGAAGGTGTATCGTAGCGAACGAGATAGCCCCATCAAGTACTTTCTCACCATGGGTTCTCAGATATGCCGCATTGTATAAGCTTAGCAGACTTCTTGTGTCAGCATTAATAAAATCTCCTTTTTTGTCTTGAAAATTCAGGAATACATCTGCCAAGTTGATAGATAATGGATCTTAATTTATCATATCTATTAAAAGGTAAAATATTTTATAGCTAGAAGGGTAATATCAATTTATAATGTCTTACCGGATGACACATCATATCCATTTTTTCGCAGAAGGTAAAACCGGAGCGAAACCAAGTGCAGATTATCATCATCATAGTCAGAGATGGAAACAACATCCAGTAGCTTGTTGATCTCATTCTCGTAGAGGTAGTCCAAACCAAGTCGTTCTAGAGTGATTATCAGATCTAGTATTTTTGGTATTTCATTTGAATCTCTTATAATCGCTCTTACTTGTTCCCTTAACACTTCAGCCCTTTCTTGCATTTGAGTTTCCTGCCAGGACAGACAACAGACAAGTATTAGTTGATCTTATAAACCACTAGTGGTTTGGGTCATAATTTTAGGATGAACCACTGCTAGCTGCTAGCCTGTGAACATATGACATTAAGCCATCCTATTAAACAAGTCAGATGTGTctgaacatgcatgcaagtgTACATGTAAAATATCATCCGTAGAGCCACTTCGGAGTATTCAAAATTAAGTTATGAATTTTTGTGTGGATGAACTGCATGCACGCAGAGGCGGGGGTCAttctccttttcaaaaaagaaaagaaaaaaaaagctataaCATATGAACCGGTAAATACTTTCATTCAGAACATGATCAACTGTAGCCTacacacaagaaaaaagagtTAGAACTGAATAACATTAATTGCACTATAAATATCTACTACTCCATGGAGTATGGATAATACAAATCAATAGATGATAATATATAACAACAATTAGTAACACTATTTTTTTCCCGAGAAAACACAACATCAGCCTTTCATCTCATAATAATAAAAACTGTGATAAGCTAGAATTTTCACAGCTAATCTCTGTTCACATTATTGTGGACACTGTTGACACAGTAGTGCTGATATATATACCTGCGCCGAAGAAGGCGGCTGGTAAGTAAGGAAGAAATCACCCCACAGACTTGGGTGAAATGTCCCCTTCATCTCCTGCTGCTGGCCAGCACAATCTCCATGCACTGCTGGTGGCGCCATTGATGAATGAAATTCTTCGATCAGTAAGTACTTACAAGTTATAAACTGCTGAAAGCTGTTCGTATATACTTGCACAATGAAGTACTAAAGCATACCCAAACTGCTGCTATATATAGCGATCTGGTTTCTGACGTAGTGACGTTGCATTCTTGTAGTACCAGGTATATTTGCTTTTTGTTAATCCCTTTTTAAAAATGAGTTCATATAAGGTAGAAGCCGCCGGCAGCTATAGCTTGTGCACGTAACAAGGTGACGGATGATTGGCGCgcttccatgcatgcatgaacgtGTGACGTATGCATGGGACTTAATTGTAAAATCATGCAAAATATACGTAGCCGGCTTTTGCCGCCGACGCATACGTATATAACAGCCGTGCCTGTCAGAGCTAcattaatttaattaattaagtacGAAGTAGTTAGTTCTGTTTGCCGTGTCCATTGCCGATTAGCTATATGCTACCAGCACCCCAGTTAATTAAGCTACATCCATTTGTAGAAGCATCGTCGTACGTACCAACAAGTTGCAAACTGTAATATATTCAAATGTTCGCAGTAGTCACcagttctttttgttttttttagggacgCAATAGTCACCGGCCAGTTAATTGCTTTGACTATTCACAAAAGGCCGGGTCGGTCTTCCCCAAAAGGAGAATGAAACAAAAGGGCGGCATCATCAAGGCATTAGGCAAGTATTGTTGCATGCTAGATTCTACTACTCCCAATCGTGGAATATTCAACAACGTGTCAGCTAATTGAGGACAACAATTTCAATGGACGTGCTTTCCCCGAGGCTGCCTGCTCTGCTCGGTTTCTTCTGTTGCTTTCTCCACCGCTTCGACTCCTCTCCCTCTTAATTACTccttccatttcataattattgtctcaaatttacaaaaaaaattagatgtatctatttctaaaaagtgtttagatacatgtaatatttcgacaagaattatgaaacggagagaataGTTCCTACCTACCTCTATTTAAAACAAAACACCCAAATTAAACCACTGGCAGAACTTGTTCCATTTGTTCTTCCAGCCTTTGTCACGGCCCAGGACCAAGCTACGGCGGCCATGTTTGTTTAGTTGTTGAAGTGGCCCCGatcttgatattttttttggaaattttaTCATAGAACCATAGTTTTTCCATAGGAGAGAATCAGATCAAAACATAGGCAAGACAAGCAATCAAACTTTTATTCACAGAGCACATTCACAGTACTGCTTTTAACCTAAGGTTGTACCTTCTGTTTCTGGTGAGAGGGCAAAACTGCAAAAGACACTTGAttgctctgcttcttctctttcttacTACTCCTCTTGGTGTTCTCTATCTTTGATCTGCGCCTCCTCCCTAGCTGCAGCTTGTTAGGTACTTGCTTCTCTCAGCTCCAGCCATGGCTTGTAGGCCATGGCCTTTGAGGGGGTTTCTTTTACAGGGTTGAGAATATTTACTGAGACCAACAGGCGGCCGTTGTTGGGTTTGCACAAAGATCAAttacatgaagacgcacacgcaCACGACGATCACAAGATTATTTGACCAAGGTCGCGTATTCTgccctctattttttttattttttttcccaactCACGTTACAAGCTTGATCCtggtgcatgtatatatatatatgcacatcAAAACCAACTCTTAACACTACTAGGACTCCAATCGTAACCTACTAGTATTGTTACTTTAGACACGCACTACTAACCTATCTAGACTCGGACACGACGTGCTCATCACCACACATACATGTTCTAAACAAACTCAACTCTTGATTAATCTAACAGCCGTGGCCTCTGAGAAGCTTATCGTCCTTTCATGTCCTTTCTAATACTCTTTCCTACCTGGACCTTGTTCATTTGAGATTGAGTAAATTGAGAGAAACACATACATAGCGGCTCTTGTAACAGAAAACCACGAATCCAGAATTTTTTAACTATATCCACGGCATGAAGACTAATGAACAATAAAAAACCCGAAAGTAGCTGATTTGGGCTA includes:
- the LOC100841139 gene encoding (S)-beta-macrocarpene synthase, with the translated sequence MKGTFHPSLWGDFFLTYQPPSSAQETQMQERAEVLREQVRAIIRDSNEIPKILDLIITLERLGLDYLYENEINKLLDVVSISDYDDDNLHLVSLRFYLLRKNGYDVSSDVFLNFQDKKGDFINADTRSLLSLYNAAYLRTHGEKVLDGAISFATIHLLREFKHLNSPDAKEVSAALDTPLFRRVGTLETRNYILSYQKEATRNEAILELAKLNFNLLQLRFCEELKGVTLWWKELYGRSNLSFVRDRIVEVYFWMNGSCYNPQYSHSRIILTKITAFITIIDDIFDTYGSTQESMKLQEAIKRWDESAVALLPEYMKDFYLYLLETFSSFENELGHDKSYRVFYLKETLKKLVQAYADELKWRDEHYVPKTISEHLEVSSTSIGPFLLACAAYVGMDDIKTEETFKWVLDDPQLIKSLGVFVRLSNDIVSTKREQAGDHSVSTVQCYMKEHGTTMHDACQQIKGLIEDSWKDMLEHSLAAKNQPMVVSQTILHFARASGNMYKLNDGYTASDTIKDAIRLLFVEPIE